The nucleotide window CCCACACTTAAGATAAGTCAAGACACATGGTAATTGGAACAGAACGCTGAGAAAAGGCTGAAAACAGGGAGACAAAAGAAAATTGGAACGTGGAAAAAGTAGAAGACAAAAGTGCATAAGTTCGCCAATTAAATTGTAgcttaaataaattgaataaaatAGACATAAGTAGGCACATGTTGCTAAGTAAATTGGGGTAGTAGACACCAGGACGCTAAACCACAAAAGATATATGTAAAATATGATGAAAATTATTCGCTTGCTAAAAGTTaatttgttgaaatcgattgaAGAGTTGAAGTACCATTCAACTGATCTCAGCAAGTCGAGATTTTCAATATTGACTTTTTTTACCTTGTATCAACATAAACGGTTTTAAACATGCTGTTACTTTAAATTCactatcattcctttctaacaTACTTACATCGCCTCTTTTTGTTAGGCAGGGATGCTATATTGAGTACTTGATACGAAGGATTAAGCATATTGGTGTATGACATGCTAAAGACGTGTTCTTTCTTCCTGCTTCAATCTCATACTGTTCAGGCATTTCCAATAAAGTCAGTGATAACTCTAAAGAATGGAAGCATGTTATTAGTCTAACTTTAACACGTCAAGAGGCATGTAGTGTGTAACGTACAATTTTTGTCTCTGGCTCGCAATTCTGATGACTGTGCATCGAATGCAAACAGTACGGTAGGGAGGCCATAATAGCACTAAACGGAATAAAACGTAGAAGCCATTTACAATCGAGGGAACATAATGAGAATATTAAAGAATTCTATTTTGTTGTTTAAGATTATTATCACAAAGATTCTAGCTGTAAATTTACGACGCCAAAAAGTCACCAAAGTAACTTTTCTTACCACGCTGGCTACAATGGTGTTctcgttttatttttatatggcGCCTGGAGAAGAGCAGCTTTATAATTTGTGctgaaatttttgtttctagTGTTTTTCAAAAGacataaaaagaattttaaatttcttaaaattttagtttttcccaattttaattttttttgcctgcttttgtttattttcctaATTACATTTGGCTTTTAGCAACATTCTCTTACCTTCAACATGAGGTCCAAAAAAGCATGTTTTTTGTTCCATTTGGACTTATGGGTATGATATCCGTCATGTTGGCCAAGCATCTGCACACGTTGGGGTGATAAGAAATCCCATTGTAAAAGTTATTATAATGTTCCGTTTGGTATCTATAGCAAATACTAATACATTCTGTCATAGTATCAGCACCTTTGCTATAAATTCTTGCAGCAACTGGAATTCCATCCTCTTCGACGCATTGtgctaaaatttaaaagaacttGAGGTAAATCACCAACAAAAATATCTTACAAACATtgtgttaaaaaagagtaatgataaaaaaaacatttactctttctttttaataatataaatacCAAATCGGTATTCGAGAAACAACAGCTCCTCTAGTACCGAGCATTTTTCGTCACTGTGGAATTCTGCCGCCTACCTTCTCTCTTGCAGCCAGTATCCTTTTGATTAGCCTTCTTTGTTATGACTTTTAAATATACTATTTACCGATTTTTATACTGATCTGTTAGACCTACCAAATTTTTAGTTCCCACACTTGCAAAAGCAATATTTCACTGCCACTACGCCCTAAATAAAATCCTTGAAATCGGTATAATGTAATACCTATTCAGCGCTTAGCTTCGAGGAAAGGCCCAATTGGAGttcgaggggggggggggcgttgTAAGCTTACCCCAGCGGGTCCGTGTCAGTGCACAAAAATTAACGCACCCTAGCAGTTGAATTGGCTTAAAAATCAAATGAAAAGCTTATCCATCTAAGTTGGCAAAGTTGTTACTTTcacttaaaattgtttttttttcttttcttacagCATAAACAATATACCTGATACTAGTAACTTTGTAAACTAACTTATCCAGCCATTTTGTGCTAGTATAGAAATGTCAACTTGTAGAGTGTACGAAGCTTCACGACTGCCATCTTCTTCACCGAATTCACAAGTGTATGTCTGAATCACCCAAATAATGGTCTTGGATTGGTCAGCCGGTTAAAGAGAATTTTGCACCAGCTGGACTGCAGCAAAACTTGGACCAGAAAATATTATGCCCTGAAAGATGCGCGTTTTGCACCAGTTAAAGTGATGTAAAAGGTAAAGCCGAAACTGATCTGTTATCTATTGCCTATGGCTGGTCAAGTAACAACTGCAGTGAAATGtttgaacaaaataataatactttATTAAGATTTTACTCGAAAATCAAGAAAAACTAGGGTTTTTTTGACGATTTTTGGGATTGTGCCATGCAAACTAAGTATAACcgtgaaaatatgttaaataacttttatttgtttgtcAAAATCTTTAAACAGAATGCGAAAAGTTCGTTCTAGAACAAAAGTTGATGACGCAACAGAAACAGTGCTGCAATTATTGATAGCTACCATTTTATTCCTTTATTgacattttatttaaacaggACATAAAGAAAGTATGGACAAGAGAAGGGAAAGAAGGGGTGGCAGCCTGGAATTAAAATGTTTCATGTGGTCTTATAACAAGTTTAAAGACAACCTAAAATATgtcgcaaaaatatttttgcaatggAAGTAGTATGCTGAATAGAGCTTTTAGTTCATAAGTAATTTATGGAGAATTGTGTTAGTCAACGTATTTCATTGGGACGGTGAATTACATAAATAATTTATTCCATTTTATTTGTATTACGCAGTCGTAAGTCGCTGGAAACATTCGTATGGATTTACCTGTTGCTAGTCGCTGCTACAATCTTTTGCTCACAGACAGCAAACAGCGTAGATGTTACAGAAAATGACGTAACACTTTCTGTGTTCAGAAACAAGTGAGATGTTGTTGGGTTTCATACTAATCATTTTGCAGTGTTAATTTTTGtgtatatctctataataattgcCGTCGCCTGTCTGTCTCTACGCTAAACTGTAGCGCAGTACCcagacacacgaaatgcagtGTATAAAGGACTGGCAAAGCAGTGGATTTATTCAAGCATCACCGACTATTCTCTAtattaatagccgtcgtctgtctgtctctgcgcggaccccccgctgagttagaaaatgatgttaaggaaacacgaatatcaaatgcgatatatttttatccactttgttgcgacggctAAATATAACGGACGTGCgagcccgtggatttttccacgggcaacgactagtctctttaataagaGCATCGTCTGTCTTTCTCTGCGCAAAATGGCattgcaagtagcgagacacacccAATGCGTTATATAAATAACGGGCACAGCCGTGGATTTATGCACGAACCACCGACTAGTCTATGTTACTTTGACAATTTTTTGTTGGTGAGCTAAAAAATGGTAGCTGAAAGTAGTGCGGGTGAACTCACGTAGATcatccacaggctaacgactagctAAATCTGATGCACTGAACGTGGCTGATAAAGCCCAACACTTTTGccttttacatgtttttaacaGTATGATAGTACACAATGGTGTTATACTAATTGAGTGTAATGTCTCTTGCCAATACAATGTCAGtttgattttaaataaaatatacttaCGATATGCATCAACTTTCCTGATCACCTTTACCAAATAAAAAAGCGAGTTAAAGGAGAGGTGAACTGCTGAGTAAAAGTTCATGATCacagtgttgattttaaagaccagaccggCTGGCTTGGTCTGCTTCATAATAATTCAATTTTCAGccttcataacaaaaaaaaatctagaGACAAAGACTAAGAAtgttttgatattgaaaatattcTTAAGGTATTGATGTTTCTCACATTAAAATGGTAAAATTGTTGCCTATAACTTTGCAGAACAACAACACACTAGatccaaaatataaaacagtccGTTAAAAATAACAGTTTTGGTTACATCTTTGggagtgctgaattatttataatacaGTATTTTTAGACATTTGTCAAACGGGggtctaaattaaaaaacaatgaaatatatttcTCCTTGTTGTAATGGTAACAGGTCAATACGCACAAAATAATGAATCAAGAAACAGAATaaacaaaatagcaaaaaatataaaacagaatgtgataaaatatttttattactttttactACTGAACGTACTGAAGAAATTGATATTGTTGTTGAATGTTTTCGGTCTGtatacttatttaaatttagcgCCATCTCAttataacaaactttatcgttcgaagctcgtagtatgttgtggaaaagagactcaaaacatgaaaaaaatgttgttgctCGTTACAGATATTtcttatgtttaaaaaaacttaaacaaaGGTTATAAAATTCTGTTACTgctatagtacgtaaaatattatTAGTTATCTCAAgtcaaaaatcttatttttgatAAATACTGGTAAGTACAtctaaaacctacttattttcaccccataCAGTCATAGAAATTATATCAAATTGTTGTTAAAAAGATATGTAGatacttagttgtgaaatatctctttaataatagcgtattccgtctgtctgtctgtgtgtccgcgaaagccgtgtcccgtaacggaaacacgaaatttttaaaatgcgcaccaataccaaaggcgatatatttctgtccactttgttgcaacggcttaatttaaaggacgggcgtccccgtggatttttccacgggctaacgactagtctatattataatgcccgtatacgtctgtctgtctgtctgtctgtcacgcaaaatggtagcttagctgcgacggccGAACCcctggattcttccacgggctaacgactagttttaataaattatttgtaatttaaaTGTGCAAttatgaaaaacaaagaaaaaaactgtcTTACCATTAAaacaatcaaaatatttttaagcatCATCACATTACATTTCAAAGGTTCAAATGAAATGAGAGTGAAAAAAAGcatatttacaaatatatattgaACAGAATTATTTTAACCTTTTAATATTTAGTTACAATTCAATTCAGGATTTAATGCTTGTATACGTTGCTTGGACGTTTTTCGTTAGTGAATGTATATCTCGGAAAGTCCATTATACTTGTTGTCACCGCTGTCATTTATGACTATTAATACTCTGCTAAGAGatggtttttaaattttcaatcaacaaaaaataaattaaagtttaATTTTGTGAATGTTACTTTGaatattttgctttttacaGCGTTTTATGCAGTAGAGAAAAAAGTTGAAGAatctttcaaaaattacaaaagcctcctgatgtttaaaaattaagaatgaacaaaaatattCCGCACACCTTTTTGAACTTGGTTAACccaaaattcatttaaaaatagaaaCTGGTAAATAAATGGTTGTAAAAAGTTGGGGATTGTcgtttttttctaatttaaaatttggaaatttctgctgactcagcaataaTAAGTCAAATTCATTTTTGTATGCGTTAACGTCCATAATTTggagaaatagtaaaaaaatgcatttatacataaacactgagtaaataatgtAGCTGTTCAAAAAAGGGTGACTGTCACCTTAAGAGTAAAAACAGGGCGCACGCTTATTATGGTAAGATATTTCGCCAACAATTTGGCGGAGCGTTGACAATGTTGCGCCCTTAAAGGCGTaatggattaaaaaaaatagcttttaCTGAAAGTTCTAAAATTAACCGTGATCAGAAAATAGCATGTATAGCAGACTGGGGCTATATACTTCCTATAACAATATGTACTAAAGTCTTCTCTTTGTCGTATCGCATTTTACAAAATAATGACATATAAGGTCATGAAGAAAATTAAAGTTACATTGGAAAAGTGTTTTGTCGAATTGTTTTGATTTCCAGTAACTTGGTTTTTGGTGGCACTTTCTTTGTCTTTGTCAAGAAGAAATGGTATCTCTGCTTCAATAACTTCTtcttcatcatcttcatcattaCTTTTATTATAATTGGTATCTCCACTATAATTTTCACCTCCCTTGTACTTATCACCCTTCTTATTATCGTTATCTCCATCATAATCTACTTCGtcattctttttttgttcttccTTACCATTATCACTTTCttcttttctaaaattttcatcATCTCCATCATCTTTattatcgtcatcatcatcatcgttgtttttactattatttttgAAAGTATTTCCCTTTAGATGGATGTTATCGGCTGGTTTGTTACAAAAATCCGTACTACAGCAAAAGgtctaaaaatattcaaaaaatattctCAAAATAGAACTAGCACATGACTAATGTAGTCCTTCAACCCCTTTTAAGTAACTTTAATTACTTCGTGCTAACAGGCGGGCAAGGATGCACGAAATGGTGATGCGAGAATTATGCAATTCGGGCAGAAATCAGAGGACCAGCAGACCCGTGAAATCTTCcacggctaacgactagttgtaaataaaagatttgGTTACGAGGTTTACCTTGCATGTTTGGATGGTATGATCAATGGACATCTGCATCTGACACCACATGTCACAAGGAAATCTTTTTTTATCGCATATGAAGTTTGTGTGGGTTTCAAATCCATAAGCGTTATTATCGTTATAAACCAGCGTCGTTGCGCGACATTTATCGCTGCTGAACGAGCAGTTGTGTTGCTTTACAGTAGATAATAATCGATTTGCTTGAAAGGAAACACCAGCATAGCATCGTATagctaaatctaaaaaaatattcttccatTTACAATGTAGGAACTCAGACCTTAACCTTTTCATATCTTTGTAATGTACAAAATCCAGCCTGCTGGTAACAGTGGTTTTGCCTTGAAGGAAGAGTTATGCGGTTAGTTTTTCATTATccagaaaactttattttatcgGTTAAAAACTCGCCTCTAAAGgtcggcaaaaatattagtcacttgccACATTTCCTTTTTCCAAATAATTCATAAAATAccattgtttttgtttaatatGTTCCCTTGGAAAT belongs to Hydractinia symbiolongicarpus strain clone_291-10 chromosome 1, HSymV2.1, whole genome shotgun sequence and includes:
- the LOC130643185 gene encoding protein PFC0760c-like, whose product is MASMLGLCLAASLMADLNLAIRCYAGVSFQANRLLSTVKQHNCSFSSDKCRATTLVYNDNNAYGFETHTNFICDKKRFPCDMWCQMQMSIDHTIQTCKTFCCSTDFCNKPADNIHLKGNTFKNNSKNNDDDDDDNKDDGDDENFRKEESDNGKEEQKKNDEVDYDGDNDNKKGDKYKGGENYSGDTNYNKSNDEDDEEEVIEAEIPFLLDKDKESATKNQVTGNQNNSTKHFSNVTLIFFMTLYVIIL